One genomic window of Polaromonas sp. SP1 includes the following:
- a CDS encoding catalase — translation MSKLTTAAGAPVVDNQNTQTAGPRGPVLLQDVWHLEKLAHFAREVIPERRMHAKGSAAYGTFTVTHDITQYTKAKIFSQVGKKTELVLRFSTVAGERGAADAERDIRGFAVKFYTEEGNWDMVGNNTPVFFLRDPLKFPDLNRAVKRDPRTNMRSAENNWDFWTLLPEALHQVTIVMSDRGIPKSYRHMHGFGSHTFSFLNAKNERFWVKFHFVSQQGIQNLTDAEATEIVGRDRESAQADLLNAIDNKDFPRWNLKIQVMPEKDAATYHLNPFDLTKVWPHKDYPLIDVGVMELNRNPENYFAEVEQLAFSPANVVPGISFSPDKMLQSRLFSYGDAQRYRLGVNHHQIPVNAPKCPFHSYHRDGTMRVDDNKGAEIGYEPNSKGSWQEQPDFAEPPLSIEGAADHWNHRVDEDYYSQPGNLFRLMTPAQQQVLFENTARSVGGASKAIQERHIANCTKADPAYGAGVAAALAKGAASPSPNPVV, via the coding sequence ATGAGCAAACTCACCACCGCCGCCGGCGCACCGGTCGTCGACAACCAGAACACACAAACCGCAGGCCCGCGCGGCCCGGTACTGTTGCAGGACGTATGGCACCTGGAAAAACTGGCGCACTTTGCGCGCGAGGTGATTCCCGAGCGGCGCATGCATGCCAAGGGCTCGGCCGCTTACGGCACCTTCACCGTGACGCACGACATCACGCAATACACCAAAGCCAAAATCTTCTCGCAAGTCGGCAAGAAGACCGAGCTGGTGCTGCGCTTTTCCACCGTGGCCGGTGAGCGCGGCGCGGCCGATGCCGAGCGCGACATCCGCGGCTTCGCCGTCAAGTTCTACACCGAAGAAGGCAACTGGGACATGGTGGGCAACAACACGCCGGTGTTCTTCCTGCGTGACCCGCTGAAGTTTCCCGACCTGAACCGCGCCGTCAAACGCGACCCGCGCACCAACATGCGCAGCGCTGAAAACAACTGGGACTTCTGGACGCTGCTGCCCGAGGCCCTGCACCAGGTCACCATCGTGATGAGCGACCGCGGCATTCCGAAGTCCTACCGCCACATGCACGGTTTTGGCAGCCACACTTTCAGTTTCCTCAATGCGAAGAACGAACGCTTCTGGGTCAAGTTCCACTTTGTCTCGCAGCAGGGCATCCAGAACCTGACGGACGCCGAAGCCACCGAAATCGTGGGCCGCGACCGCGAAAGCGCCCAGGCCGATTTGCTGAACGCCATCGACAACAAGGACTTCCCGCGCTGGAACCTGAAGATCCAGGTCATGCCCGAAAAAGACGCGGCCACCTATCACCTGAACCCGTTCGACCTGACCAAGGTCTGGCCGCACAAGGACTACCCGCTGATCGACGTGGGCGTGATGGAGTTGAACCGCAACCCCGAAAACTATTTCGCCGAAGTGGAGCAGCTCGCCTTCTCGCCGGCCAACGTGGTGCCGGGCATCAGCTTCTCGCCCGACAAGATGCTGCAGTCGCGTCTCTTCAGCTATGGCGACGCACAGCGCTACCGCCTGGGCGTGAACCACCACCAGATTCCGGTGAACGCGCCCAAATGCCCCTTCCACAGCTACCACCGCGACGGCACGATGCGTGTGGACGACAACAAGGGCGCCGAGATCGGCTACGAGCCCAACAGCAAGGGCTCATGGCAAGAGCAACCCGACTTCGCCGAGCCGCCGCTGTCGATTGAAGGCGCGGCCGACCACTGGAACCACCGCGTGGACGAGGACTACTACTCGCAGCCCGGTAACCTGTTCCGCCTGATGACGCCGGCGCAGCAACAGGTGCTGTTCGAGAACACCGCGCGTTCGGTGGGCGGCGCCTCCAAAGCGATCCAGGAGCGGCACATTGCCAATTGCACCAAGGCCGATCCGGCTTATGGGGCAGGGGTGGCTGCGGCGCTGGCGAAGGGGGCTGCGTCGCCTTCGCCTAATCCTGTGGTTTGA
- a CDS encoding carboxymuconolactone decarboxylase family protein, with protein MDSQFDKGLATRKQVMGEDFVANAFGKATDFSMPIQQYITRNAWGDVWQRAGLDLKTRSMITVAMLTAMGKQHELKGHVRGALNNGVTPEQLQEVLLHASIYCGLPAAVEAFRTAAEVVDAPKP; from the coding sequence ATGGATTCCCAATTCGACAAAGGTCTGGCCACCCGCAAACAGGTGATGGGCGAGGATTTTGTGGCCAACGCGTTTGGCAAGGCGACCGATTTTTCGATGCCCATCCAGCAGTACATCACCCGCAATGCCTGGGGCGATGTGTGGCAACGCGCCGGGCTCGACCTGAAAACGCGCAGCATGATTACCGTGGCCATGCTCACCGCCATGGGCAAGCAGCACGAGCTCAAAGGCCATGTGCGCGGCGCACTCAACAACGGCGTGACGCCCGAGCAGCTGCAGGAGGTGCTGCTGCACGCCAGCATTTACTGCGGCTTGCCCGCCGCCGTCGAGGCCTTTCGCACCGCCGCTGAAGTGGTGGATGCGCCCAAGCCATGA
- a CDS encoding peroxidase-related enzyme (This protein belongs to a clade of uncharacterized proteins related to peroxidases such as the alkylhydroperoxidase AhpD.), with amino-acid sequence MPIRYPAPELKDLPDDIKAKVLEVQEKAGFVPNVFLALARRPAEWRAFFAYHDALMLKEEGSNPTGTLTKGEREMIVTTTSAANNCLYCVVAHGAILRIYEKKPLVADQVAVNYRKADITPRQRAMLDFAMKVCLQADKIEDADFEALYGHGFDDEDAWDIAAITAFFGLSNRMASFSNMQPNPEFYLMGRVPKPPKPA; translated from the coding sequence ATGCCCATCCGCTACCCCGCTCCTGAACTCAAAGACCTTCCCGACGACATCAAGGCCAAAGTCCTCGAAGTGCAGGAAAAGGCCGGCTTTGTGCCCAACGTCTTCCTGGCCCTGGCCCGCCGCCCCGCCGAATGGCGCGCCTTCTTCGCGTACCACGATGCGCTGATGCTCAAGGAAGAAGGCTCCAACCCCACCGGCACATTGACCAAGGGCGAGCGCGAGATGATCGTCACCACCACCAGCGCGGCCAACAATTGCCTGTACTGCGTGGTGGCGCACGGCGCCATCCTGCGCATTTATGAAAAGAAGCCGCTGGTGGCCGACCAGGTGGCGGTGAACTACCGCAAGGCCGACATCACGCCGCGCCAGCGCGCCATGCTCGACTTTGCGATGAAGGTTTGCCTGCAGGCCGACAAGATCGAGGACGCCGACTTTGAAGCGCTGTACGGCCACGGTTTTGACGATGAAGACGCCTGGGACATCGCGGCGATCACCGCGTTCTTTGGCCTGTCCAACCGCATGGCGAGCTTCAGCAACATGCAGCCCAATCCCGAGTTCTACCTGATGGGCCGCGTGCCCAAGCCGCCCAAACCCGCCTGA
- a CDS encoding TetR/AcrR family transcriptional regulator gives MRKLPTQDRAQRTIETIFQATAQIVESDGEAGLTTNKVAKKAGFSIGTLYQYFPSKEAILLAMINRERRRVLDELQALMKRAVQERRDANSAVRELVHTLVESFGSGPKHKRAMIRLAWRMDHHENITQALREASERNAFALSQLGDPALRAPTPAMMFVATRAVMGAIRSASLEDSPLLGTPEFEDELVRMVLGVIRA, from the coding sequence ATGCGAAAACTGCCCACGCAGGACCGCGCCCAACGCACCATAGAAACGATTTTTCAAGCCACTGCTCAGATTGTGGAAAGCGACGGCGAGGCCGGTTTGACGACCAACAAGGTCGCCAAAAAAGCCGGCTTCTCGATCGGCACGCTCTACCAGTACTTTCCCAGCAAAGAGGCCATCCTGCTGGCGATGATCAACCGCGAACGGCGGCGCGTGCTCGATGAACTGCAGGCCCTGATGAAACGCGCCGTGCAGGAGCGCCGCGACGCCAACTCCGCCGTGCGTGAGCTGGTGCACACGCTGGTGGAGTCATTCGGCAGCGGCCCCAAACACAAGCGCGCCATGATCCGCCTGGCCTGGCGCATGGACCATCATGAAAACATCACCCAGGCGCTGCGCGAGGCCTCCGAGCGCAACGCGTTTGCGCTGTCGCAGCTGGGCGACCCGGCGCTGCGCGCACCCACGCCGGCCATGATGTTTGTGGCCACGCGCGCGGTGATGGGCGCGATCCGCAGTGCCTCGCTGGAGGACTCGCCGCTGCTGGGCACGCCCGAGTTTGAGGACGAGCTGGTGCGCATGGTGCTGGGCGTGATCAGGGCCTGA
- a CDS encoding metal-dependent hydrolase: MTPLATSAATPASTGSANLSGLTVRKLELDLSQGFERHWHGGDAFLSQYHNALSMSFPVGEQSFIDAVRDCAKLLPRTPEHALLHEAAAQFIGQEATHRHIHGLYNAHLEKQGLVNGWQHWATARIAFARSKNVSPRHMLAVTAAYEHITAVLADFLLRHDRSLDKADPKMQMLWRWHAAEETEHRAVAYDLYHALQGNYAWRIRWYVYAVLVFSFDSGRQTVLNLWHDGTLFRPGTWWSALKYFWGRNGAMWHVARPLLAYFRRDFHPDQEAYSAPEQQTRGIAQRWLKDNEKRFRVVR, from the coding sequence ATGACACCTCTTGCCACCTCTGCCGCAACGCCCGCCTCCACCGGATCGGCCAACCTTTCGGGCCTGACGGTGCGCAAACTGGAACTGGATTTGAGCCAGGGCTTTGAGCGCCACTGGCACGGCGGTGACGCCTTTTTGAGCCAGTACCACAACGCACTGTCGATGAGCTTTCCGGTCGGCGAGCAGTCCTTTATCGACGCGGTGCGCGACTGCGCCAAACTGCTGCCCCGCACGCCCGAACACGCGCTGCTGCACGAAGCCGCCGCACAATTCATCGGCCAGGAGGCCACGCACCGCCACATCCACGGGCTTTACAACGCACACCTGGAAAAGCAGGGCCTGGTCAACGGCTGGCAGCACTGGGCCACGGCGCGCATTGCGTTTGCACGCTCCAAAAATGTGAGCCCGCGCCACATGCTGGCGGTGACGGCCGCGTACGAGCACATCACCGCAGTGCTGGCGGACTTCCTGCTGCGCCACGACCGATCGTTGGACAAGGCCGACCCGAAGATGCAGATGCTGTGGCGCTGGCATGCGGCCGAAGAGACCGAGCACCGCGCCGTGGCCTACGACCTGTACCACGCGCTGCAAGGCAACTACGCCTGGCGCATCCGCTGGTACGTTTATGCCGTGCTGGTGTTTTCATTTGATTCGGGGCGGCAGACAGTGCTGAACCTCTGGCACGACGGCACGCTGTTCAGGCCCGGCACCTGGTGGAGTGCGCTGAAATACTTCTGGGGCCGCAACGGCGCCATGTGGCATGTGGCCAGGCCTTTGCTGGCCTACTTCAGGCGCGACTTCCATCCGGACCAGGAGGCGTACTCAGCGCCTGAGCAGCAAACCCGGGGGATTGCGCAGCGCTGGCTGAAAGACAACGAGAAGCGCTTTCGCGTGGTGCGATGA
- a CDS encoding thioesterase family protein, with protein sequence MKIEIPEKKKLVREMVIPIRWGDMDAMGHLNNGSYFRYLETIRIDWMYAIGCKPDPKGEGPVIVNAFCNFYKQLEYPGDVLMKMYVSDPGRSTFESWATMERTDSPGVICAAGGATTIWVDFPAQKSRPLPDWMRKIVEE encoded by the coding sequence ATGAAGATCGAAATCCCCGAAAAGAAAAAACTGGTTCGTGAGATGGTGATCCCCATCCGCTGGGGCGACATGGACGCCATGGGCCACCTGAATAACGGCAGCTATTTTCGTTACCTTGAAACCATACGCATCGACTGGATGTACGCGATCGGCTGCAAGCCCGATCCCAAAGGCGAGGGCCCGGTGATCGTCAATGCCTTCTGCAATTTCTACAAGCAGCTTGAGTACCCGGGCGATGTGCTGATGAAGATGTATGTGAGCGACCCGGGCCGCAGCACCTTTGAAAGCTGGGCCACCATGGAGCGCACGGATTCGCCCGGCGTGATCTGCGCCGCCGGCGGCGCCACCACCATCTGGGTGGACTTTCCGGCGCAAAAATCCAGGCCCTTGCCCGACTGGATGCGCAAGATTGTCGAAGAATAA
- a CDS encoding DMT family transporter, producing MLTGILAGLAAGALWGLVFVAPRMVEMGAGGYSSIDLTAGRFAVYGVLAALVMLIGMRSRRLPTLRQAWAALVMSVLGFSGYYLLLVLAIRDAGTEVPSLVIGTIPIWVMLLGKPQGLRWAALLPGLALTLAGLALMMGSTHEAGQGAAAHFWRGMLFVSASLVCWTAFAILNSAWLKRHPEVNATDWANWLGVATGLGALLMWLVAGSDASVLAARDDRWMFVLLCVIAGVGSTWLATILWNMASQRLSASLCGQLIVSETIFALLYSFAWDGRWPTLVQLTACVLFTLGILASIRAHR from the coding sequence ATGCTGACGGGCATTCTGGCCGGGCTCGCGGCGGGAGCGCTGTGGGGCCTGGTGTTTGTCGCGCCGCGCATGGTCGAGATGGGCGCGGGCGGTTATTCGTCGATTGACCTTACGGCAGGGCGTTTTGCCGTCTACGGGGTGCTGGCCGCGCTGGTGATGCTGATCGGCATGCGCAGCCGCCGCCTGCCCACGCTGCGCCAGGCCTGGGCGGCGCTGGTGATGAGTGTGCTGGGCTTTAGCGGCTATTACCTGCTGCTGGTGCTGGCCATTCGTGATGCGGGCACTGAAGTGCCATCGCTCGTGATCGGCACCATCCCGATCTGGGTCATGCTGCTGGGCAAGCCGCAGGGGCTGCGTTGGGCCGCGCTGCTGCCCGGGCTGGCGCTCACGCTGGCGGGGCTGGCGCTGATGATGGGCTCCACACATGAGGCCGGGCAGGGTGCCGCCGCGCATTTCTGGCGTGGCATGCTGTTCGTATCGGCGTCGCTGGTGTGCTGGACGGCGTTCGCGATTCTCAACTCCGCCTGGCTCAAGCGCCACCCTGAAGTCAACGCCACCGACTGGGCGAACTGGCTGGGCGTGGCCACCGGTTTGGGTGCGCTGCTGATGTGGCTGGTTGCGGGCTCGGACGCCAGCGTGCTGGCTGCGCGTGATGACCGCTGGATGTTTGTGCTGCTCTGCGTCATCGCCGGTGTGGGCTCCACCTGGCTGGCCACCATCTTGTGGAACATGGCCAGCCAGCGCCTCAGCGCCAGCCTGTGCGGGCAACTCATCGTGAGCGAAACCATTTTTGCGCTGCTGTATTCATTTGCCTGGGACGGCCGCTGGCCGACACTGGTGCAGCTCACCGCCTGCGTGCTGTTCACGCTGGGCATTCTTGCGTCTATCCGGGCGCATCGTTAG
- a CDS encoding LysE family translocator: MLESVLPYLGPIGLILLALLAGVVSPGPSFVQVARIAVSRSRADGLAAAAGMGLGALVFAMLALAGLQALLAALPGVYMALKVVGGLYLMWMALNIWRGARQPLEMGGAGDGVSRQTVWQSFRLGLVTQLSNPKIVVVYSSVFAALLPAQFPLPAALLVLAGVLVMETGWYAVVALVLSSTVPRAAYLRSKALVDRVAAGAMGLLGLRLVATAHVA; this comes from the coding sequence ATGTTGGAGTCTGTATTGCCCTATCTGGGCCCGATAGGCCTGATCCTCCTGGCGCTGCTCGCCGGCGTTGTGAGCCCTGGCCCCAGTTTTGTGCAGGTGGCGCGCATCGCTGTCTCGCGTTCGCGCGCCGATGGGCTGGCCGCAGCAGCCGGCATGGGCCTGGGTGCGCTGGTGTTTGCCATGCTGGCGCTGGCCGGGCTGCAGGCCTTGCTGGCCGCCTTGCCCGGTGTGTACATGGCGCTGAAAGTGGTGGGCGGCCTCTACCTGATGTGGATGGCTTTGAACATCTGGCGTGGTGCGCGCCAGCCGCTGGAGATGGGCGGCGCGGGTGATGGTGTTTCGCGCCAGACGGTGTGGCAGTCATTTCGCCTCGGCCTCGTCACCCAGCTGAGCAACCCCAAAATCGTGGTGGTTTACAGCAGCGTGTTCGCGGCTTTGCTGCCTGCGCAGTTTCCGCTGCCGGCCGCGCTGCTGGTGCTGGCGGGCGTGCTGGTGATGGAAACCGGCTGGTATGCGGTGGTGGCGCTGGTGCTGTCGTCCACCGTGCCGCGCGCAGCGTATTTGCGCAGCAAGGCGCTGGTAGACCGCGTGGCCGCGGGCGCCATGGGCCTGCTCGGGCTGCGGCTGGTGGCTACTGCGCATGTTGCCTGA
- a CDS encoding SDR family oxidoreductase: protein MAYSLDLSGRVALVTGASGGLGAQFAKTLSKAGAAVVLASRRLDKLKDLRAQIEAAGGDAHVVELDVTDHASIKAGVAHAETEVGPIDILVNNSGVSTTQRIQDVGEEDYDFIFNTNVKGAFFVAQEVGKRMLARSRGAAPGTYAGGRIINIASMAGLRVLPQIGVYCMSKAAVVQMTKAMALEWGKFGINVNAICPGYIDTEINHHHWETEQGKKLVQMLPRKRVGKPEDLDALLIMLASTESHFVNGAVIAADDGFGA from the coding sequence ATGGCTTACAGCCTGGATCTCTCGGGGCGTGTCGCCCTCGTGACCGGTGCATCGGGCGGGCTCGGTGCGCAGTTTGCCAAAACACTGAGCAAGGCCGGCGCCGCCGTGGTGCTGGCCAGCCGCCGGCTCGACAAGCTCAAAGACTTGCGCGCGCAGATTGAAGCGGCAGGCGGCGACGCGCATGTGGTCGAGCTCGACGTGACGGACCACGCCAGCATCAAGGCCGGTGTGGCGCATGCCGAAACCGAAGTCGGCCCCATCGACATCCTCGTCAACAACTCGGGTGTCAGCACCACGCAGCGCATACAGGACGTGGGCGAAGAAGACTACGATTTCATCTTCAACACCAATGTCAAAGGCGCCTTCTTTGTGGCCCAGGAAGTCGGCAAGCGCATGCTGGCCCGCTCGCGCGGTGCGGCGCCGGGCACCTACGCCGGCGGTCGCATCATCAACATCGCCTCGATGGCCGGGCTGCGTGTGCTGCCGCAAATCGGCGTGTACTGCATGAGCAAGGCGGCCGTGGTGCAGATGACCAAGGCCATGGCGCTGGAGTGGGGCAAGTTCGGCATCAACGTCAATGCGATCTGCCCTGGCTACATCGACACCGAGATCAACCACCACCATTGGGAAACCGAGCAAGGCAAGAAGCTGGTGCAGATGCTGCCGCGCAAACGCGTGGGCAAGCCGGAAGACCTGGACGCGCTGCTCATCATGCTGGCCAGCACTGAAAGCCACTTCGTGAATGGCGCGGTGATCGCAGCCGACGACGGCTTCGGCGCCTGA
- a CDS encoding electron transfer flavoprotein-ubiquinone oxidoreductase, whose amino-acid sequence MNTQEILAQFGPREAMEYDVVVVGGGPGGLATAIRLKQLAAEKGTDISVVVLEKGSEPGAHILSGAVMDPKALTELIPDWKAQGAPLNQPVTADEVLFLTEKGTLKTPDFFVPDCFHNEGNYVISLGNVVRWLAQQAENIGVEIFPGFAAAEVLFNDDGSVKGVATGNLGIGKDGQPTDNFQLGMELHGKYTVFAEGARGHLGRQLINRFKLDEGRDPQGYALGVKELWEIDPAKHKPGLVIHTAGWPMDSQTYGGGFMYHLEDNKVTLGMVTGLDYSNPYLSPFEEMQRWKTHPSIKAYLEGGKRISYGARAITAGGALSLPKTVFPGGALIGCEAGYLNAARIKGSHAAIKSGMLAAEAAYDAVTGGRQHDELAAYPEAYAKSWLAAELNQSRNFKSWFKKGLYVGAFMTGIEHWLLPKLGIKSPPWTIHNSTPDYAKLKPAAECTPIVYPKPDNKITFDRLSSVFVSNTNHEEHQPAHLTLKDASVPVNINLAKYAGPESRYCPAGVYEFVKNADNTDRLQINAQNCVHCKTCDIKDPTQNIVWVTPEGGGGPNYAGM is encoded by the coding sequence ATGAATACCCAAGAAATTCTGGCCCAGTTCGGCCCCCGCGAAGCGATGGAATACGACGTGGTCGTGGTGGGCGGAGGCCCGGGCGGCCTGGCCACTGCCATTCGCTTAAAGCAGCTTGCCGCCGAAAAAGGCACCGATATTTCCGTCGTGGTGCTTGAAAAAGGCTCCGAGCCCGGCGCGCACATTCTCTCGGGCGCGGTGATGGACCCGAAGGCGCTGACCGAACTCATCCCCGACTGGAAAGCCCAGGGCGCGCCGCTGAACCAGCCCGTCACCGCCGACGAAGTGCTTTTCCTGACCGAGAAAGGCACCCTCAAGACGCCGGACTTTTTTGTGCCGGACTGCTTTCACAACGAAGGCAACTACGTCATCAGCCTGGGCAATGTGGTGCGCTGGCTGGCGCAGCAGGCCGAGAACATCGGCGTTGAAATCTTCCCGGGCTTTGCCGCCGCTGAAGTGCTCTTCAATGACGACGGCTCCGTCAAGGGCGTGGCCACCGGCAACCTCGGCATTGGCAAAGACGGCCAGCCCACCGACAACTTCCAGCTCGGCATGGAGCTGCACGGCAAGTACACCGTGTTTGCCGAAGGCGCACGCGGCCACCTTGGCCGCCAGCTGATCAACCGCTTCAAGCTCGACGAAGGCCGTGACCCGCAGGGCTATGCACTCGGCGTGAAAGAGCTGTGGGAAATCGATCCCGCCAAACACAAGCCGGGCCTCGTCATCCACACCGCCGGCTGGCCCATGGACAGCCAGACCTACGGCGGCGGTTTCATGTACCACCTCGAGGACAACAAGGTCACGCTGGGCATGGTCACCGGCCTGGACTACAGCAACCCTTACCTCAGCCCGTTTGAAGAAATGCAGCGCTGGAAGACGCACCCCAGCATCAAGGCTTACCTGGAAGGCGGCAAGCGCATCAGCTACGGCGCGCGCGCCATCACCGCCGGCGGCGCGCTGAGCCTGCCCAAGACGGTGTTCCCCGGGGGCGCACTCATCGGCTGCGAAGCCGGTTACCTCAATGCCGCGCGCATCAAGGGCAGCCACGCCGCCATCAAGAGCGGCATGCTGGCCGCCGAAGCCGCGTACGACGCCGTCACAGGCGGCCGCCAGCACGACGAGCTGGCCGCCTACCCCGAGGCCTATGCCAAAAGCTGGCTTGCCGCGGAATTGAACCAGTCGCGCAACTTCAAGTCCTGGTTCAAGAAGGGCTTGTACGTCGGCGCCTTCATGACCGGCATCGAGCACTGGCTGCTGCCCAAGCTGGGCATCAAGAGCCCGCCCTGGACGATTCACAACAGCACGCCCGACTACGCCAAGCTCAAACCGGCAGCCGAGTGCACGCCCATCGTGTACCCCAAGCCCGACAACAAGATCACCTTTGACCGCCTGAGCTCGGTGTTTGTCTCCAACACCAACCACGAAGAGCACCAGCCCGCGCACCTGACGCTGAAAGACGCGAGCGTGCCGGTCAACATCAACCTGGCCAAATATGCCGGCCCCGAAAGCCGCTACTGCCCGGCCGGTGTCTACGAGTTTGTGAAGAACGCCGACAACACCGACCGCCTGCAGATCAATGCGCAGAACTGCGTGCACTGCAAAACCTGCGACATCAAGGACCCGACACAAAACATCGTGTGGGTCACGCCTGAAGGCGGCGGCGGGCCGAACTATGCCGGCATGTAA
- the galE gene encoding UDP-glucose 4-epimerase GalE codes for MTDNTPSVLLTGGAGYIGSHTFVALVEAGYRPVILDDFSNSHPAVLQRLEQLTGRPAPCEKGNVLDTAFVADVLRRHRCVAAVHFAGFKAVGESVAQPLMYYRNNVSGLVSLLEAMAATTVCRSVVFSSTATVYGDPASVPIDESFPCAPESPYAHSKLVCEDILASLRVSDPGWRTGVLRYFNPVGAHASGLIGEDPNGIPNNLMPFVTQVAVGKRERLKVFGNDYPTPDGTGVRDYLHVVDLAAGHVAAVRALLDKGQSFTVNLGTGEGTSVLGVVQAFERASGRPVPFEFAPRRAGDVAQYFADVSLAGSLLGWRAAHTIDDMCRDAWHWQQRNPDGYRTAASSSAALYAPAPARNSPNGSLRPTVSA; via the coding sequence ATGACAGATAACACTCCCAGCGTGCTGCTGACCGGCGGCGCAGGTTACATCGGCAGCCACACGTTTGTGGCCCTGGTAGAGGCCGGTTACCGCCCGGTCATCCTTGACGATTTTTCGAACAGCCACCCGGCGGTGCTGCAACGGCTCGAGCAATTGACGGGCCGGCCCGCACCCTGCGAAAAAGGCAATGTGCTGGACACCGCCTTTGTGGCCGACGTGCTGCGCCGCCACCGCTGCGTGGCCGCCGTGCACTTTGCCGGCTTCAAGGCGGTGGGTGAAAGCGTGGCGCAGCCGCTCATGTACTACCGCAACAATGTGAGCGGCCTCGTGAGCCTGCTGGAGGCGATGGCCGCCACCACCGTTTGCCGCTCCGTGGTGTTCTCTTCGACCGCCACGGTGTATGGCGACCCGGCCAGCGTGCCCATCGATGAAAGTTTTCCCTGCGCACCCGAAAGCCCTTACGCCCACAGCAAGCTGGTGTGTGAAGACATCCTGGCTTCTCTGCGCGTGTCGGACCCGGGCTGGCGCACCGGCGTGCTGCGTTATTTCAACCCGGTGGGCGCACACGCCAGCGGGCTGATCGGCGAAGACCCGAACGGCATCCCGAACAACCTGATGCCTTTTGTGACCCAGGTGGCCGTGGGCAAGCGCGAGCGCCTGAAGGTCTTCGGCAACGATTACCCGACGCCCGACGGCACCGGCGTGCGCGACTACCTGCATGTGGTCGACCTGGCCGCCGGCCACGTGGCTGCCGTGCGCGCCCTGCTGGACAAAGGCCAGAGTTTTACCGTCAACCTGGGCACGGGCGAAGGCACCAGTGTGCTGGGCGTGGTGCAAGCCTTCGAGCGCGCCAGCGGGCGGCCCGTCCCGTTTGAATTCGCACCCCGGCGGGCCGGCGATGTGGCGCAGTATTTTGCCGACGTGTCGCTGGCCGGCAGCCTGCTGGGCTGGCGCGCGGCGCACACCATCGACGACATGTGCCGCGACGCCTGGCACTGGCAGCAGCGCAACCCCGACGGCTACCGCACGGCGGCCTCCAGCTCTGCGGCCTTATACGCGCCGGCGCCTGCGCGCAATAGTCCGAACGGCTCCCTCCGCCCAACGGTCAGCGCTTAG